One window of the Lepisosteus oculatus isolate fLepOcu1 chromosome 24, fLepOcu1.hap2, whole genome shotgun sequence genome contains the following:
- the LOC102694251 gene encoding ral guanine nucleotide dissociation stimulator isoform X4, whose protein sequence is MMMLDTQSSTQEIGEEVEDGAIYTITLRKVQVHQAASKGQRWLGVETESALSLYETCKVRTIKAGTLEKLVEYMMSAFRGNDSTYVTIFLCTYRSFATTQQVLDLLLNRYAKLHQQTSAEGSRLTHDDRTELKNTISSILGAWLDQYSEDFWKPPEYSSLRRLISYLHLNFPGSDLERRACNLLAQFHRRQHCEPEQDGLDHSACTFTMLEENGFDYERPDFMSFPPPVVAEQFTLMDAELFKKVVPYHCLGGIWSQRDKKGKEHLAPTIRATVTQFNSVTNCVIATCLGDKALKPAQRAKVVDRWIEVARECRILKNFSSLRAILSALQCNSVYRLRKTWEEVSRENFRIFHELSEIFSDENNHSLSRELLIKEGTSKFATLEINPKRAQKRHQQQREMGVMQGTIPYLGTFLTDLVMMDTAMKDFLDGGLINFEKRRKEFEVIAQIKLLQLACNNYNFTQDSQFVEWFSGVERLSEAESYSLSCEIEPLSESASNTLKAKKNSGIIKRWSDRQPASAEASSSVGSCHSKSFEQLRYGPFPGGDGGDSVSVTSAGSSSSDVEEINVSFASESPDSHEKKNATPTVKHSNSALGRGCVLAEPVTTFWESTSLSSLDTSGMGSGSGSSSASSSSVSSTPVTASRSHKRSVSGISSYSSLSLPLYNQQVDDCCIIRVSLDVDNGNMYKSILVTSQDKTPAVIRKAMVKHNLDRDRPEDYELLQKISEEKELKIPDNANVFYAMNSSANYDFVLKKRGFPKGSRQKHVASSTLPRMKQKGLKIAKGIF, encoded by the exons AGCTCGACCCAGGAGATTGGGGAGGAAGTGGAAGACGGGGCGATCTACACCATCACCCTCAGGAAGGTGCAGGTGCACCAGGCGGCCAGCAAGGGGCAGCGATGGCTAGGG GTGGAGACAGAGTCGGCCCTGAGCTTGTACGAGACCTGTAAAGTGCGCACCATCAAGGCAGGCaccctggagaagctggtggaGTACATGATGTCGGCGTTCAGGGGCAACGACTCCACCTACGTCACCATATTCCTCTGCACCTACCGCTCGTTCGCCACTACTCAGCAAGTGCTGGACCTGCTGCTCAACAG GTATGCCAAGCTGCACCAGCAGACCAGCGCAGAGGGCTCCAGACTGACCCATGATGACCGCACAGAGCTGAAGAA CACTATCTCATCCATCCTGGGGGCCTGGCTGGATCAGTATTCCGAGGATTTCTGGAAGCCTCCGGAGTACTCTAGCCTGCGCCGCCTCATCTCCTACCTGCACCTGAACTTCCCCGGCTCTGACCTGGAGAGGAGGGCCTGCAACCTGCTGGCCCAGTTTCACCGCCGGCAGCACTGTGAACCCGAGCAGGACG GGCTGGACCACAGCGCCTGCACCTTCACCATGCTGGAGGAGAATGGCTTCGATTACGAGCGCCCGGACTTCATGTCCTTCCCACCCCCGGTCGTGGCCGAACAGTTCACGCTGATGGACGCG GAGCTCTTTAAGAAGGTGGTGCCCTATCACTGCCTGGGCGGCATCTGGTCTCAGCGGGACAAGAAGGGCAAGGAGCACCTGGCGCCCACCATCCGTGCCACCGTGACCCAGTTCAACAGCGTGACCAACTGCGTCATCGCCACCTGCCTGGGCGACAAGGCGCTCAAGCCCGCCCAGCGAGCCAAGGTGGTGGACAGGTGGATCGAGGTGGCCAGG GAATGCCGAATCCTGAAGAATTTCTCTTCCCTGAGGGCCATCCTCTCGGCTCTGCAGTGCAACTCTGTTTACAGGCTAAGGAAGACGTGGGAGGAGGTCTCCAG GGAGAACTTCCGAATCTTTCACGAGCTGTCGGAGATCTTCTCGGATGAGAACAACCATTCCCTGAGCCGCGAGCTCCTCATCAAG GAGGGAACCTCAAAATTCGCCACCCTGGAGATCAACCCCAAACGGGCACAGAAACGGCACCAGCAGCAGAGAGAGATG GGCGTGATGCAGGGCACTATTCCCTACCTGGGCACCTTCCTGACGGACCTGGTCATGATGGACACCGCCATGAAGGATTTCCTGGAC GGGGGATTGAtcaattttgaaaaaagaagGAAG GAGTTCGAGGTGATCGCCCAGATCAAGCTCCTGCAGTTGGCCTGCAACAACTACAACTTCACTCAGGACAGCCAGTTTGTCGAGTGGTTTTCCGGGGTGGAGAGACTCAGTGAGGCGGAGAG CTACAGCCTGTCCTGCGAGATCGAGCCCCTGTCGGAGTCGGCCAGCAACACGCTGAAGGCCAAGAAGAACAGCGGCATCATCAAGCGCTGGAGCGA CCGGCAGCCCGCCAGCGCCGAGGCCAGCAGCAGCGTGGGCAGCTGCCACTCCAAGTCCTTCGAGCAGCTGCGCTACGGGCCCTTCCCGGGGGGGGACGGGGGCGACTCGGTCAGCGTCACCTCCGCCGGCTCCAGCAGCTCGGACGTGGAGGAGATCAACGTCAGCTTCGCCTCCGAGTCCCCGGACTCCCACGAGAAGAAG AACGCCACGCCCACAGTAAAACATTCCAATTCGGCCTTAGGCAGGGGATGTGTGCTGGCAGAACCCGTGACCACG TTCTGGGAGTCGACGTCGCTGTCGTCTCTGGACACGTCGGGCATGGGCTCGGGCTCGGGCTCCAGCAGCGCCTCGTCCTCCTCGGTGTCCTCGACCCCCGTGACCGCCTCGCGCTCCCACAAGCGCTCCGTCTCGGGCATCTCCAGCTACTCgtccctctccctgcccctctaCAACCAGCAGGTGGACGACTGCTGCATCATCCGCGTCAGCCTGGACGTCGACAACGGCAACATGTACAAGAGCATACTG GTGACCAGTCAGGATAAGACCCCGGCAGTGATCCGAAAGGCCATGGTGAAACACAACCTGGACCGCGACAGGCCGGAGGACTACGAGCTCCTGCAGAAGATCTCGGAGGAGAAAG AGCTGAAGATCCCCGATAACGCCAACGTCTTCTACGCCATGAACTCCTCGGCCAACTATGACTTCGTCCTGAAGAAACGGGGGTTCCCCAAGGGGAGCAGGCAGAAGCACGTGGCCAGCTCCACCCTGCCGCGCATGAAGCAGAAAGGCCTGAAGATCGCCAAGGGCATCTTCTGA
- the LOC102694251 gene encoding ral guanine nucleotide dissociation stimulator isoform X3, giving the protein MEAKSVFSLHKALAQPVRMCMFDFPVSILDDLSSTQEIGEEVEDGAIYTITLRKVQVHQAASKGQRWLGVETESALSLYETCKVRTIKAGTLEKLVEYMMSAFRGNDSTYVTIFLCTYRSFATTQQVLDLLLNRYAKLHQQTSAEGSRLTHDDRTELKNTISSILGAWLDQYSEDFWKPPEYSSLRRLISYLHLNFPGSDLERRACNLLAQFHRRQHCEPEQDGLDHSACTFTMLEENGFDYERPDFMSFPPPVVAEQFTLMDAELFKKVVPYHCLGGIWSQRDKKGKEHLAPTIRATVTQFNSVTNCVIATCLGDKALKPAQRAKVVDRWIEVARECRILKNFSSLRAILSALQCNSVYRLRKTWEEVSRENFRIFHELSEIFSDENNHSLSRELLIKEGTSKFATLEINPKRAQKRHQQQREMGVMQGTIPYLGTFLTDLVMMDTAMKDFLDGGLINFEKRRKEFEVIAQIKLLQLACNNYNFTQDSQFVEWFSGVERLSEAESYSLSCEIEPLSESASNTLKAKKNSGIIKRWSDRQPASAEASSSVGSCHSKSFEQLRYGPFPGGDGGDSVSVTSAGSSSSDVEEINVSFASESPDSHEKKNATPTVKHSNSALGRGCVLAEPVTTFWESTSLSSLDTSGMGSGSGSSSASSSSVSSTPVTASRSHKRSVSGISSYSSLSLPLYNQQVDDCCIIRVSLDVDNGNMYKSILVTSQDKTPAVIRKAMVKHNLDRDRPEDYELLQKISEEKELKIPDNANVFYAMNSSANYDFVLKKRGFPKGSRQKHVASSTLPRMKQKGLKIAKGIF; this is encoded by the exons AGCTCGACCCAGGAGATTGGGGAGGAAGTGGAAGACGGGGCGATCTACACCATCACCCTCAGGAAGGTGCAGGTGCACCAGGCGGCCAGCAAGGGGCAGCGATGGCTAGGG GTGGAGACAGAGTCGGCCCTGAGCTTGTACGAGACCTGTAAAGTGCGCACCATCAAGGCAGGCaccctggagaagctggtggaGTACATGATGTCGGCGTTCAGGGGCAACGACTCCACCTACGTCACCATATTCCTCTGCACCTACCGCTCGTTCGCCACTACTCAGCAAGTGCTGGACCTGCTGCTCAACAG GTATGCCAAGCTGCACCAGCAGACCAGCGCAGAGGGCTCCAGACTGACCCATGATGACCGCACAGAGCTGAAGAA CACTATCTCATCCATCCTGGGGGCCTGGCTGGATCAGTATTCCGAGGATTTCTGGAAGCCTCCGGAGTACTCTAGCCTGCGCCGCCTCATCTCCTACCTGCACCTGAACTTCCCCGGCTCTGACCTGGAGAGGAGGGCCTGCAACCTGCTGGCCCAGTTTCACCGCCGGCAGCACTGTGAACCCGAGCAGGACG GGCTGGACCACAGCGCCTGCACCTTCACCATGCTGGAGGAGAATGGCTTCGATTACGAGCGCCCGGACTTCATGTCCTTCCCACCCCCGGTCGTGGCCGAACAGTTCACGCTGATGGACGCG GAGCTCTTTAAGAAGGTGGTGCCCTATCACTGCCTGGGCGGCATCTGGTCTCAGCGGGACAAGAAGGGCAAGGAGCACCTGGCGCCCACCATCCGTGCCACCGTGACCCAGTTCAACAGCGTGACCAACTGCGTCATCGCCACCTGCCTGGGCGACAAGGCGCTCAAGCCCGCCCAGCGAGCCAAGGTGGTGGACAGGTGGATCGAGGTGGCCAGG GAATGCCGAATCCTGAAGAATTTCTCTTCCCTGAGGGCCATCCTCTCGGCTCTGCAGTGCAACTCTGTTTACAGGCTAAGGAAGACGTGGGAGGAGGTCTCCAG GGAGAACTTCCGAATCTTTCACGAGCTGTCGGAGATCTTCTCGGATGAGAACAACCATTCCCTGAGCCGCGAGCTCCTCATCAAG GAGGGAACCTCAAAATTCGCCACCCTGGAGATCAACCCCAAACGGGCACAGAAACGGCACCAGCAGCAGAGAGAGATG GGCGTGATGCAGGGCACTATTCCCTACCTGGGCACCTTCCTGACGGACCTGGTCATGATGGACACCGCCATGAAGGATTTCCTGGAC GGGGGATTGAtcaattttgaaaaaagaagGAAG GAGTTCGAGGTGATCGCCCAGATCAAGCTCCTGCAGTTGGCCTGCAACAACTACAACTTCACTCAGGACAGCCAGTTTGTCGAGTGGTTTTCCGGGGTGGAGAGACTCAGTGAGGCGGAGAG CTACAGCCTGTCCTGCGAGATCGAGCCCCTGTCGGAGTCGGCCAGCAACACGCTGAAGGCCAAGAAGAACAGCGGCATCATCAAGCGCTGGAGCGA CCGGCAGCCCGCCAGCGCCGAGGCCAGCAGCAGCGTGGGCAGCTGCCACTCCAAGTCCTTCGAGCAGCTGCGCTACGGGCCCTTCCCGGGGGGGGACGGGGGCGACTCGGTCAGCGTCACCTCCGCCGGCTCCAGCAGCTCGGACGTGGAGGAGATCAACGTCAGCTTCGCCTCCGAGTCCCCGGACTCCCACGAGAAGAAG AACGCCACGCCCACAGTAAAACATTCCAATTCGGCCTTAGGCAGGGGATGTGTGCTGGCAGAACCCGTGACCACG TTCTGGGAGTCGACGTCGCTGTCGTCTCTGGACACGTCGGGCATGGGCTCGGGCTCGGGCTCCAGCAGCGCCTCGTCCTCCTCGGTGTCCTCGACCCCCGTGACCGCCTCGCGCTCCCACAAGCGCTCCGTCTCGGGCATCTCCAGCTACTCgtccctctccctgcccctctaCAACCAGCAGGTGGACGACTGCTGCATCATCCGCGTCAGCCTGGACGTCGACAACGGCAACATGTACAAGAGCATACTG GTGACCAGTCAGGATAAGACCCCGGCAGTGATCCGAAAGGCCATGGTGAAACACAACCTGGACCGCGACAGGCCGGAGGACTACGAGCTCCTGCAGAAGATCTCGGAGGAGAAAG AGCTGAAGATCCCCGATAACGCCAACGTCTTCTACGCCATGAACTCCTCGGCCAACTATGACTTCGTCCTGAAGAAACGGGGGTTCCCCAAGGGGAGCAGGCAGAAGCACGTGGCCAGCTCCACCCTGCCGCGCATGAAGCAGAAAGGCCTGAAGATCGCCAAGGGCATCTTCTGA
- the LOC102694251 gene encoding ral guanine nucleotide dissociation stimulator isoform X2 encodes MVYLMQSEVHSVCSGSPDMMFDASAWRIRSIWDGVKLEVAGEASPVVLHSFTQLDPDLPQPESSTQEIGEEVEDGAIYTITLRKVQVHQAASKGQRWLGVETESALSLYETCKVRTIKAGTLEKLVEYMMSAFRGNDSTYVTIFLCTYRSFATTQQVLDLLLNRYAKLHQQTSAEGSRLTHDDRTELKNTISSILGAWLDQYSEDFWKPPEYSSLRRLISYLHLNFPGSDLERRACNLLAQFHRRQHCEPEQDGLDHSACTFTMLEENGFDYERPDFMSFPPPVVAEQFTLMDAELFKKVVPYHCLGGIWSQRDKKGKEHLAPTIRATVTQFNSVTNCVIATCLGDKALKPAQRAKVVDRWIEVARECRILKNFSSLRAILSALQCNSVYRLRKTWEEVSRENFRIFHELSEIFSDENNHSLSRELLIKEGTSKFATLEINPKRAQKRHQQQREMGVMQGTIPYLGTFLTDLVMMDTAMKDFLDGGLINFEKRRKEFEVIAQIKLLQLACNNYNFTQDSQFVEWFSGVERLSEAESYSLSCEIEPLSESASNTLKAKKNSGIIKRWSDRQPASAEASSSVGSCHSKSFEQLRYGPFPGGDGGDSVSVTSAGSSSSDVEEINVSFASESPDSHEKKFWESTSLSSLDTSGMGSGSGSSSASSSSVSSTPVTASRSHKRSVSGISSYSSLSLPLYNQQVDDCCIIRVSLDVDNGNMYKSILVTSQDKTPAVIRKAMVKHNLDRDRPEDYELLQKISEEKELKIPDNANVFYAMNSSANYDFVLKKRGFPKGSRQKHVASSTLPRMKQKGLKIAKGIF; translated from the exons AGCTCGACCCAGGAGATTGGGGAGGAAGTGGAAGACGGGGCGATCTACACCATCACCCTCAGGAAGGTGCAGGTGCACCAGGCGGCCAGCAAGGGGCAGCGATGGCTAGGG GTGGAGACAGAGTCGGCCCTGAGCTTGTACGAGACCTGTAAAGTGCGCACCATCAAGGCAGGCaccctggagaagctggtggaGTACATGATGTCGGCGTTCAGGGGCAACGACTCCACCTACGTCACCATATTCCTCTGCACCTACCGCTCGTTCGCCACTACTCAGCAAGTGCTGGACCTGCTGCTCAACAG GTATGCCAAGCTGCACCAGCAGACCAGCGCAGAGGGCTCCAGACTGACCCATGATGACCGCACAGAGCTGAAGAA CACTATCTCATCCATCCTGGGGGCCTGGCTGGATCAGTATTCCGAGGATTTCTGGAAGCCTCCGGAGTACTCTAGCCTGCGCCGCCTCATCTCCTACCTGCACCTGAACTTCCCCGGCTCTGACCTGGAGAGGAGGGCCTGCAACCTGCTGGCCCAGTTTCACCGCCGGCAGCACTGTGAACCCGAGCAGGACG GGCTGGACCACAGCGCCTGCACCTTCACCATGCTGGAGGAGAATGGCTTCGATTACGAGCGCCCGGACTTCATGTCCTTCCCACCCCCGGTCGTGGCCGAACAGTTCACGCTGATGGACGCG GAGCTCTTTAAGAAGGTGGTGCCCTATCACTGCCTGGGCGGCATCTGGTCTCAGCGGGACAAGAAGGGCAAGGAGCACCTGGCGCCCACCATCCGTGCCACCGTGACCCAGTTCAACAGCGTGACCAACTGCGTCATCGCCACCTGCCTGGGCGACAAGGCGCTCAAGCCCGCCCAGCGAGCCAAGGTGGTGGACAGGTGGATCGAGGTGGCCAGG GAATGCCGAATCCTGAAGAATTTCTCTTCCCTGAGGGCCATCCTCTCGGCTCTGCAGTGCAACTCTGTTTACAGGCTAAGGAAGACGTGGGAGGAGGTCTCCAG GGAGAACTTCCGAATCTTTCACGAGCTGTCGGAGATCTTCTCGGATGAGAACAACCATTCCCTGAGCCGCGAGCTCCTCATCAAG GAGGGAACCTCAAAATTCGCCACCCTGGAGATCAACCCCAAACGGGCACAGAAACGGCACCAGCAGCAGAGAGAGATG GGCGTGATGCAGGGCACTATTCCCTACCTGGGCACCTTCCTGACGGACCTGGTCATGATGGACACCGCCATGAAGGATTTCCTGGAC GGGGGATTGAtcaattttgaaaaaagaagGAAG GAGTTCGAGGTGATCGCCCAGATCAAGCTCCTGCAGTTGGCCTGCAACAACTACAACTTCACTCAGGACAGCCAGTTTGTCGAGTGGTTTTCCGGGGTGGAGAGACTCAGTGAGGCGGAGAG CTACAGCCTGTCCTGCGAGATCGAGCCCCTGTCGGAGTCGGCCAGCAACACGCTGAAGGCCAAGAAGAACAGCGGCATCATCAAGCGCTGGAGCGA CCGGCAGCCCGCCAGCGCCGAGGCCAGCAGCAGCGTGGGCAGCTGCCACTCCAAGTCCTTCGAGCAGCTGCGCTACGGGCCCTTCCCGGGGGGGGACGGGGGCGACTCGGTCAGCGTCACCTCCGCCGGCTCCAGCAGCTCGGACGTGGAGGAGATCAACGTCAGCTTCGCCTCCGAGTCCCCGGACTCCCACGAGAAGAAG TTCTGGGAGTCGACGTCGCTGTCGTCTCTGGACACGTCGGGCATGGGCTCGGGCTCGGGCTCCAGCAGCGCCTCGTCCTCCTCGGTGTCCTCGACCCCCGTGACCGCCTCGCGCTCCCACAAGCGCTCCGTCTCGGGCATCTCCAGCTACTCgtccctctccctgcccctctaCAACCAGCAGGTGGACGACTGCTGCATCATCCGCGTCAGCCTGGACGTCGACAACGGCAACATGTACAAGAGCATACTG GTGACCAGTCAGGATAAGACCCCGGCAGTGATCCGAAAGGCCATGGTGAAACACAACCTGGACCGCGACAGGCCGGAGGACTACGAGCTCCTGCAGAAGATCTCGGAGGAGAAAG AGCTGAAGATCCCCGATAACGCCAACGTCTTCTACGCCATGAACTCCTCGGCCAACTATGACTTCGTCCTGAAGAAACGGGGGTTCCCCAAGGGGAGCAGGCAGAAGCACGTGGCCAGCTCCACCCTGCCGCGCATGAAGCAGAAAGGCCTGAAGATCGCCAAGGGCATCTTCTGA
- the LOC102694251 gene encoding ral guanine nucleotide dissociation stimulator isoform X1, with protein MVYLMQSEVHSVCSGSPDMMFDASAWRIRSIWDGVKLEVAGEASPVVLHSFTQLDPDLPQPESSTQEIGEEVEDGAIYTITLRKVQVHQAASKGQRWLGVETESALSLYETCKVRTIKAGTLEKLVEYMMSAFRGNDSTYVTIFLCTYRSFATTQQVLDLLLNRYAKLHQQTSAEGSRLTHDDRTELKNTISSILGAWLDQYSEDFWKPPEYSSLRRLISYLHLNFPGSDLERRACNLLAQFHRRQHCEPEQDGLDHSACTFTMLEENGFDYERPDFMSFPPPVVAEQFTLMDAELFKKVVPYHCLGGIWSQRDKKGKEHLAPTIRATVTQFNSVTNCVIATCLGDKALKPAQRAKVVDRWIEVARECRILKNFSSLRAILSALQCNSVYRLRKTWEEVSRENFRIFHELSEIFSDENNHSLSRELLIKEGTSKFATLEINPKRAQKRHQQQREMGVMQGTIPYLGTFLTDLVMMDTAMKDFLDGGLINFEKRRKEFEVIAQIKLLQLACNNYNFTQDSQFVEWFSGVERLSEAESYSLSCEIEPLSESASNTLKAKKNSGIIKRWSDRQPASAEASSSVGSCHSKSFEQLRYGPFPGGDGGDSVSVTSAGSSSSDVEEINVSFASESPDSHEKKNATPTVKHSNSALGRGCVLAEPVTTFWESTSLSSLDTSGMGSGSGSSSASSSSVSSTPVTASRSHKRSVSGISSYSSLSLPLYNQQVDDCCIIRVSLDVDNGNMYKSILVTSQDKTPAVIRKAMVKHNLDRDRPEDYELLQKISEEKELKIPDNANVFYAMNSSANYDFVLKKRGFPKGSRQKHVASSTLPRMKQKGLKIAKGIF; from the exons AGCTCGACCCAGGAGATTGGGGAGGAAGTGGAAGACGGGGCGATCTACACCATCACCCTCAGGAAGGTGCAGGTGCACCAGGCGGCCAGCAAGGGGCAGCGATGGCTAGGG GTGGAGACAGAGTCGGCCCTGAGCTTGTACGAGACCTGTAAAGTGCGCACCATCAAGGCAGGCaccctggagaagctggtggaGTACATGATGTCGGCGTTCAGGGGCAACGACTCCACCTACGTCACCATATTCCTCTGCACCTACCGCTCGTTCGCCACTACTCAGCAAGTGCTGGACCTGCTGCTCAACAG GTATGCCAAGCTGCACCAGCAGACCAGCGCAGAGGGCTCCAGACTGACCCATGATGACCGCACAGAGCTGAAGAA CACTATCTCATCCATCCTGGGGGCCTGGCTGGATCAGTATTCCGAGGATTTCTGGAAGCCTCCGGAGTACTCTAGCCTGCGCCGCCTCATCTCCTACCTGCACCTGAACTTCCCCGGCTCTGACCTGGAGAGGAGGGCCTGCAACCTGCTGGCCCAGTTTCACCGCCGGCAGCACTGTGAACCCGAGCAGGACG GGCTGGACCACAGCGCCTGCACCTTCACCATGCTGGAGGAGAATGGCTTCGATTACGAGCGCCCGGACTTCATGTCCTTCCCACCCCCGGTCGTGGCCGAACAGTTCACGCTGATGGACGCG GAGCTCTTTAAGAAGGTGGTGCCCTATCACTGCCTGGGCGGCATCTGGTCTCAGCGGGACAAGAAGGGCAAGGAGCACCTGGCGCCCACCATCCGTGCCACCGTGACCCAGTTCAACAGCGTGACCAACTGCGTCATCGCCACCTGCCTGGGCGACAAGGCGCTCAAGCCCGCCCAGCGAGCCAAGGTGGTGGACAGGTGGATCGAGGTGGCCAGG GAATGCCGAATCCTGAAGAATTTCTCTTCCCTGAGGGCCATCCTCTCGGCTCTGCAGTGCAACTCTGTTTACAGGCTAAGGAAGACGTGGGAGGAGGTCTCCAG GGAGAACTTCCGAATCTTTCACGAGCTGTCGGAGATCTTCTCGGATGAGAACAACCATTCCCTGAGCCGCGAGCTCCTCATCAAG GAGGGAACCTCAAAATTCGCCACCCTGGAGATCAACCCCAAACGGGCACAGAAACGGCACCAGCAGCAGAGAGAGATG GGCGTGATGCAGGGCACTATTCCCTACCTGGGCACCTTCCTGACGGACCTGGTCATGATGGACACCGCCATGAAGGATTTCCTGGAC GGGGGATTGAtcaattttgaaaaaagaagGAAG GAGTTCGAGGTGATCGCCCAGATCAAGCTCCTGCAGTTGGCCTGCAACAACTACAACTTCACTCAGGACAGCCAGTTTGTCGAGTGGTTTTCCGGGGTGGAGAGACTCAGTGAGGCGGAGAG CTACAGCCTGTCCTGCGAGATCGAGCCCCTGTCGGAGTCGGCCAGCAACACGCTGAAGGCCAAGAAGAACAGCGGCATCATCAAGCGCTGGAGCGA CCGGCAGCCCGCCAGCGCCGAGGCCAGCAGCAGCGTGGGCAGCTGCCACTCCAAGTCCTTCGAGCAGCTGCGCTACGGGCCCTTCCCGGGGGGGGACGGGGGCGACTCGGTCAGCGTCACCTCCGCCGGCTCCAGCAGCTCGGACGTGGAGGAGATCAACGTCAGCTTCGCCTCCGAGTCCCCGGACTCCCACGAGAAGAAG AACGCCACGCCCACAGTAAAACATTCCAATTCGGCCTTAGGCAGGGGATGTGTGCTGGCAGAACCCGTGACCACG TTCTGGGAGTCGACGTCGCTGTCGTCTCTGGACACGTCGGGCATGGGCTCGGGCTCGGGCTCCAGCAGCGCCTCGTCCTCCTCGGTGTCCTCGACCCCCGTGACCGCCTCGCGCTCCCACAAGCGCTCCGTCTCGGGCATCTCCAGCTACTCgtccctctccctgcccctctaCAACCAGCAGGTGGACGACTGCTGCATCATCCGCGTCAGCCTGGACGTCGACAACGGCAACATGTACAAGAGCATACTG GTGACCAGTCAGGATAAGACCCCGGCAGTGATCCGAAAGGCCATGGTGAAACACAACCTGGACCGCGACAGGCCGGAGGACTACGAGCTCCTGCAGAAGATCTCGGAGGAGAAAG AGCTGAAGATCCCCGATAACGCCAACGTCTTCTACGCCATGAACTCCTCGGCCAACTATGACTTCGTCCTGAAGAAACGGGGGTTCCCCAAGGGGAGCAGGCAGAAGCACGTGGCCAGCTCCACCCTGCCGCGCATGAAGCAGAAAGGCCTGAAGATCGCCAAGGGCATCTTCTGA